The genomic window GCCGATATAACTCAGCTGATCCCAGTTTAAACCTCTTTGTTGCAATAGCTTTTCTGCTGCCGCTACCTTATCTTCAATTGCTGTCAATACAAGTTCAATGCCTAGTTTAGCGGCTCTTGATCTAACGATCGGAGCATTCCCTCCGCTAAGAATGCCTATTTCGATATCAGTCATCGTGATTAACTGTCGCAAGCCTAGCCCATCACGAACATTAAAGGCTTTTAACGTTTCCCCCTGCTCGGAATAATACAATTGTCCATCCGTCATCACTCCATCGACATCTATCAATAGCAGTTTGATTTTACTGAGACGTTTCTTAAGATGAGGTCTGATAACTGGGGAAATTCGGTTGATGTAGCAGTTTGACCTTAAGCTGATCATTGATTAATCTCAGCTTCCTTCTGTGGACTCAATTGACTTACGACAATGATGAAGAGCCATCAACTCTTGTAAAAGCGATTGCAGTTCCGATAGGGGAACCATATTGGGACCATCGCTCAGAGCTTTATTTGGTTCGGGATGAACCTCCATAAATAGCGCATCAATCCCAACGGCCACGGCTGCCCGTGCCAATGTCGGAACGTATTCCCGTTGTCCACCACTGGTGGTGCCCATTCCACCTGGTTGCTGCACAGAATGGGTTGCATCAAAAACGATCGGCCAACCCGTTGCTGCCATCTGGGGCAGGCTACGAAAGTCTACGACCAGTGTATTGTATCCAAAGCTGCTGCCCCGCTCCGTTAACAGAATTCGATCACAACCTGCTGTCGCGAGTTTTTTGGCAACGTTTTCCATATCCCAAGGAGCTAAAAACTGTCCCTTTTTGACATTCACCACTCTACCGGTTTTCGCAGCCGCAAACAGCAAATCA from Neosynechococcus sphagnicola sy1 includes these protein-coding regions:
- the kdsA gene encoding 3-deoxy-8-phosphooctulonate synthase, with protein sequence MKLDSYPPKQQPKTRQFMISESVQVGGGSPLLLIAGPCVIESLDLILEVSSKVLEICQKLGIGYVFKASFDKANRSSGSTFRGPQLDKGLEALAMVKSKFGIPVLTDIHESWQAEAVAEVVDILQIPAFLCRQTDLLFAAAKTGRVVNVKKGQFLAPWDMENVAKKLATAGCDRILLTERGSSFGYNTLVVDFRSLPQMAATGWPIVFDATHSVQQPGGMGTTSGGQREYVPTLARAAVAVGIDALFMEVHPEPNKALSDGPNMVPLSELQSLLQELMALHHCRKSIESTEGS
- a CDS encoding KdsC family phosphatase, coding for MISLRSNCYINRISPVIRPHLKKRLSKIKLLLIDVDGVMTDGQLYYSEQGETLKAFNVRDGLGLRQLITMTDIEIGILSGGNAPIVRSRAAKLGIELVLTAIEDKVAAAEKLLQQRGLNWDQLSYIGDDVNDIELLQKSGVSAAPIDAHTDVRRIVNWQLSAKGGHGAIRHFADAILRSRGIKPMLRSLNH